Proteins encoded in a region of the Podarcis muralis chromosome 4, rPodMur119.hap1.1, whole genome shotgun sequence genome:
- the RPS11 gene encoding small ribosomal subunit protein uS17 isoform X1 has product MADTQTERAYQKQPTIFQNKKRVLLGETGKEKLPRYYKNIGLGFKTPKEAIEGTYIDKKCPFTGNVSIRGRILSGVVTKMKMQRTIVIRRDYLHYIRKYNRFEKRHKNMSVHLSPCFRDVQIGDIVTVGECRPLSKTVRFNVLKVTKAAGTKKQFQKF; this is encoded by the exons ATGGCGGACACGCAG ACTGAGAGGGCGTATCAGAAGCAGCCCACAATCTTCCAGAACAAAAAACGTGTGCTCTTGGGAGAGACTGGCAAAGAGAAACTCCCCCGCTACTACAAGAACATTGGTCTGGGCTTCAAGACCCCCAAAGAG GCCATCGAAGGCACATACATTGACAAAAAATGTCCTTTCACTGGCAATGTGTCGATTCGGGGCCGCATTTTATCAG GCGTGGTCACCAAGATGAAGATGCAGCGCACTATTGTGATCCGCAGGGACTACTTGCACTACATTCGCAAGTACAACCGCTTTGAGAAACGGCACAAGAACATGTCTGTGCACCTGTCCCCTTGCTTCAG GGATGTGCAGATTGGAGATATTGTGACTGTGGGCGAGTGCCGTCCTCTCAGCAAAACGGTCCGGTTCAACGTCCTCAAGGTGACCAAGGCTGCCGGCACCAAGAAGCAGTTCCAAAAGTTCTAA
- the RPS11 gene encoding small ribosomal subunit protein uS17 isoform X2 codes for MQTERAYQKQPTIFQNKKRVLLGETGKEKLPRYYKNIGLGFKTPKEAIEGTYIDKKCPFTGNVSIRGRILSGVVTKMKMQRTIVIRRDYLHYIRKYNRFEKRHKNMSVHLSPCFRDVQIGDIVTVGECRPLSKTVRFNVLKVTKAAGTKKQFQKF; via the exons ATGCAGACTGAGAGGGCGTATCAGAAGCAGCCCACAATCTTCCAGAACAAAAAACGTGTGCTCTTGGGAGAGACTGGCAAAGAGAAACTCCCCCGCTACTACAAGAACATTGGTCTGGGCTTCAAGACCCCCAAAGAG GCCATCGAAGGCACATACATTGACAAAAAATGTCCTTTCACTGGCAATGTGTCGATTCGGGGCCGCATTTTATCAG GCGTGGTCACCAAGATGAAGATGCAGCGCACTATTGTGATCCGCAGGGACTACTTGCACTACATTCGCAAGTACAACCGCTTTGAGAAACGGCACAAGAACATGTCTGTGCACCTGTCCCCTTGCTTCAG GGATGTGCAGATTGGAGATATTGTGACTGTGGGCGAGTGCCGTCCTCTCAGCAAAACGGTCCGGTTCAACGTCCTCAAGGTGACCAAGGCTGCCGGCACCAAGAAGCAGTTCCAAAAGTTCTAA
- the LOC114595363 gene encoding olfactory receptor 52P1-like: MSAFGGAYNGTLHPSIFLLLGIPGLEAAHVWLAIPLCFIYVVTVLGNCTIMFVIWVEETLHEPMYLFLCMLAVIDLAGSTSVVPKMLCLFWFGSREIRFEACLTQMFSIHALSIIESAILLAMAFDRYMAICQPLRYAAILTNPAIVKIGCLAVARGAILTAPFPILASRLPYCRTNVVPHTYCEHMGIVRLACAGTVISNMYGLTVALLVVGLDLTFIGVSYAKIIVTVLRLPSREAQAKAFNTCGSHICVIVLAYTPALFSFLTHRFGHNVAPYIHILIGNFYILVPPFCNPIVYGVKTKLIRDKVVGLLLRRKDVS; this comes from the coding sequence ATGTCTGCCTTTGGTGGCGCTTACAATGGCACCCTCCACCCTTCAATCTTCCTCCTGCTGGGGATCCCGGGGCTGGAGGCGGCCCACGTCTGGCTGGCCATCCCCCTCTGCTTCATCTACGTGGTGACTGTGTTGGGGAACTGCACCATCATGTTTGTCATCTGGGTGGAAGAGACCTTGCATGAGCCCATGTACTTATTCCTTTGCATGCTGGCTGTGATTGACCTGGCTGGATCTACCTCCGTTGTGCCCAAAATGCTTTGCCTCTTCTGGTTCGGCTCACGAGAGATTCGCTTTGAAGCTTGCTTGACGCAGATGTTCTCCATCCATGCGCTGTCCATCATCGAGTCGGCCATTTTGTTGGCCATGGCCTTTGACCGCTACATGGCCATCTGCCAGCCGCTGCGCTATGCGGCCATTCTCACAAATCCTGCCATTGTGAAGATTGGCTGCCTGGCAGTTGCCAGGGGGGCCATTCTGACTGCCCCATTCCCCATCCTTGCCAGCAGGCTGCCTTACTGCCGAACCAATGTGGTCCCCCACACCTACTGTGAGCACATGGGCATCGTCAGGCTGGCCTGCGCTGGCACTGTGATCAGCAACATGTATGGCTTGACCGTGGCCTTGCTGGTGGTGGGCCTGGATTTAACATTCATTGGTGTGTCCTATGCAAAGATCATCGTGACCGTGCTGAGGCTGCCATCTCGGGAAGCCCAGGCCAAGGCCTTCAACACCTGTGGCTCCCATATCTGTGTGATTGTCTTGGCCTACACACctgccctcttctccttcctcacACACCGCTTTGGCCACAATGTGGCCCCCTACATTCATATCCTCATCGGCAACTTCTATATTCTGGTGCCTCCCTTCTGCAATCCCATCGTCTATGGTGTGAAGACCAAGTTGATCCGTGACAAGGTGGTCGGCTTACTCCTGAGGAGAAAAGAtgtctcctaa